In a single window of the Orbaceae bacterium lpD04 genome:
- the hofC gene encoding protein transport protein HofC has translation MSKLWPLKRLYQWQDLNGQKYVLVATSLREARLALLQQDVLFFKLTFKSYLSHHSFKIQELIIITKQLATMLKAGLPIINSLDLLANQNALIQWQWLLSSIKQQITVGESISQALSQHSKIFPAIYIQIIATGELTGQLEHSFETVAQQLENTQKLKKRVKKAMRYPLFLFTASIVVTLIMLLVVLPKFAEVYRSFDAQLPFFTQLIITLSNYLQRYFFELLVIITAFYLFYRYYLKQYHDHLIIKYVLKLPIVGKIITTSCLALIFQTLFITQKSGIPLLTGLKSAKKVTGNLLFQLSLINIVKTIEQGQSFSQAIEHHMLYPSLCTQLIRIGEESGTLDLMLERLADYYQQQNIELTDNLSQKIEPLMMSIMALIIGSLVIAMYLPVFQLGSVIH, from the coding sequence ATGAGTAAGTTATGGCCCTTAAAAAGGTTATATCAATGGCAAGACCTTAATGGCCAAAAATATGTGTTAGTTGCAACATCACTTCGGGAAGCTAGACTAGCACTATTACAACAAGATGTACTTTTCTTTAAGCTAACCTTTAAAAGCTATCTTTCTCATCATAGCTTTAAAATACAAGAATTAATTATTATTACCAAACAATTAGCAACAATGTTAAAAGCCGGATTACCAATAATTAATAGCTTAGATTTATTAGCTAATCAAAATGCGCTAATACAATGGCAATGGTTATTAAGTAGTATTAAACAGCAAATAACAGTTGGGGAATCGATATCACAAGCGCTTAGCCAGCATAGTAAAATATTTCCCGCTATTTATATACAAATTATTGCCACTGGCGAATTAACTGGCCAACTTGAGCATAGTTTTGAAACCGTCGCACAACAATTAGAAAATACTCAAAAGCTAAAAAAAAGAGTTAAAAAAGCGATGCGTTACCCGCTTTTTTTATTCACAGCTTCAATTGTCGTTACCCTAATCATGCTGCTGGTTGTATTACCCAAGTTTGCTGAAGTGTATCGAAGTTTTGATGCTCAATTACCCTTTTTTACACAGCTGATAATAACGCTTTCAAACTATTTGCAGCGCTATTTTTTTGAACTATTGGTCATTATTACGGCTTTTTATTTATTCTATCGTTACTATTTAAAACAATATCATGATCATTTAATTATTAAATATGTATTAAAGTTACCTATCGTTGGCAAAATAATCACAACATCTTGCTTAGCACTGATATTCCAAACGTTATTCATTACTCAAAAATCAGGGATCCCACTACTCACAGGCCTTAAATCAGCAAAAAAAGTAACTGGAAATTTATTATTTCAACTCAGTTTAATCAATATTGTCAAAACCATAGAGCAAGGCCAATCATTTAGTCAAGCGATTGAACATCATATGCTTTACCCTAGCCTTTGTACCCAACTGATTCGTATTGGTGAAGAGTCTGGTACGTTAGATTTAATGTTAGAAAGGCTTGCTGATTATTATCAGCAGCAAAATATAGAACTAACCGATAATTTATCGCAAAAAATTGAGCCATTAATGATGTCAATTATGGCTTTAATTATCGGTAGCTTAGTGATAGCGATGTATTTACCTGTTTTTCAATTAGGTAGTGTAATTCATTAA
- a CDS encoding ATPase, T2SS/T4P/T4SS family, with the protein MTKYSDLEIVELVNQLLNDALVKRASDIHFEPYQDLYRIRMRIDGVLQPIAILSTLLVKPLTVRLKIMANLNIAEQRLPQDGQLMIDKHTMRISTIPIIDGEKIVLRIMEDQQDTFSLEQLGLSENDQFHYRQALNNPQGLILVTGPTGSGKTITLYSGLKELNESSRNICSVEDPVEMPIIGINQTQVNPKAGLDFAITLRSFLRQDPDIIMIGEIRDHETAQISVQAAQTGHLVLSTLHTNSSAEALIRLNQMGIKNYLIASSLKLIIAQRLARKLCHHCKVIADEKFVIEEYGKRLLYPHYLAKGCQHCIGGYYGRIGIYELLIITPQIQALLAENDQFSLNNIVQIMKKYEINTLDLSGIALVKQGITSLAEIQRVLGLINE; encoded by the coding sequence ATGACAAAATATAGCGATCTCGAAATTGTAGAGCTAGTTAATCAACTTTTAAACGATGCGCTTGTTAAGCGCGCATCAGATATTCACTTTGAGCCTTATCAAGACCTATACCGAATTAGGATGCGAATTGATGGCGTTTTACAACCAATTGCGATCTTATCAACTTTATTAGTAAAACCGTTAACTGTTCGCTTAAAAATAATGGCAAATCTAAATATTGCAGAGCAACGTTTGCCTCAAGATGGACAACTGATGATAGATAAGCACACGATGCGCATATCAACGATCCCAATTATTGATGGCGAAAAAATTGTTTTACGAATAATGGAGGATCAGCAAGATACATTCTCGCTTGAACAACTGGGTTTATCAGAAAATGATCAATTTCATTATCGGCAAGCTTTAAATAATCCTCAAGGACTTATTTTAGTTACCGGCCCAACTGGTAGTGGTAAAACGATTACGCTTTATAGTGGGCTTAAAGAGCTAAATGAAAGTTCACGCAATATTTGTAGTGTTGAAGATCCAGTTGAAATGCCGATTATAGGCATAAACCAAACACAAGTTAATCCAAAGGCTGGTCTTGATTTTGCTATAACCTTGCGCTCATTTTTAAGACAAGATCCAGATATCATTATGATTGGCGAAATTCGCGATCATGAAACAGCTCAAATTTCAGTACAAGCAGCGCAAACAGGCCATTTAGTCTTATCAACATTACATACTAACTCTAGTGCGGAAGCATTAATTCGCCTCAATCAGATGGGTATAAAGAATTATTTAATTGCTTCTAGTTTAAAGCTTATCATCGCACAGCGACTAGCCAGAAAGCTCTGTCATCATTGTAAAGTAATTGCCGATGAAAAATTTGTAATTGAAGAGTACGGTAAACGCCTACTTTACCCACATTATTTAGCTAAGGGCTGTCAGCACTGTATTGGTGGATATTATGGGCGAATAGGCATTTATGAGTTACTCATAATTACCCCACAAATTCAAGCCTTACTGGCGGAAAATGACCAATTTTCATTAAATAATATTGTGCAAATTATGAAAAAATATGAGATTAATACTCTTGATTTATCTGGCATTGCGTTAGTTAAACAAGGCATAACCTCGTTAGCTGAAATACAGCGCGTGTTAGGTTTAATAAATGAGTAA
- the ppdD gene encoding prepilin peptidase-dependent pilin: MAKPSFLHLSQSGFTLFELMIAIAVIAILTAIGVPSYQGYVQKAAMTDMLQTMTPYKTAIEICSLEQGDLKNCNSGQSGIPVTKATNYIASINVAAGIITLVGQSALSGLTTTLTPIINPTHGQLDWSKKCVTTPVNNNITDACNDIFRF; the protein is encoded by the coding sequence ATGGCAAAACCCAGTTTTTTACACTTATCACAATCCGGCTTTACTTTATTTGAGCTAATGATAGCAATTGCCGTTATAGCGATCCTAACTGCTATCGGTGTTCCCTCTTATCAAGGCTATGTGCAAAAAGCAGCAATGACCGATATGTTACAAACCATGACACCTTATAAAACCGCAATCGAAATTTGTTCATTAGAACAAGGTGATCTGAAAAATTGTAATAGTGGCCAAAGTGGTATTCCGGTAACTAAAGCAACGAATTATATTGCATCAATAAATGTTGCCGCAGGCATTATTACCTTAGTCGGGCAAAGCGCTTTGAGTGGGTTAACAACAACTTTGACGCCGATAATCAATCCGACTCATGGCCAACTTGATTGGTCTAAAAAATGTGTTACAACGCCAGTTAATAATAATATTACTGATGCGTGCAATGATATCTTTAGGTTTTAG
- the ampD gene encoding 1,6-anhydro-N-acetylmuramyl-L-alanine amidase AmpD, giving the protein MDLKIQRGFLTDTQVIASPYFNERPIGEMINMLVIHNISLPPNQYGGPYVSQLFTGKLDPNEHEYFKTIYQFEVSSHLFICRNGEVIQYVSFDKRAWHAGKSSFQGRDNCNDYSIGIELEGSDFEPFPLIQYTKLAEITRCLKNYYPIESIVGHSDIAPVRKTDPGPYFDWSVYLSSLK; this is encoded by the coding sequence ATGGATTTGAAGATTCAACGCGGCTTTTTAACCGATACTCAAGTTATTGCATCACCTTATTTTAATGAGCGTCCTATTGGTGAAATGATTAACATGCTCGTTATTCATAATATTAGTCTGCCACCCAATCAATATGGTGGCCCTTATGTTAGCCAGCTATTTACGGGTAAATTGGATCCTAATGAGCATGAATATTTTAAAACAATTTATCAGTTTGAAGTTTCATCCCATCTTTTTATTTGCCGTAATGGTGAAGTTATACAATACGTTTCTTTTGATAAGCGGGCATGGCATGCAGGAAAATCCTCTTTTCAAGGTCGAGATAACTGTAATGACTACTCTATTGGCATTGAGCTTGAGGGAAGCGATTTTGAGCCATTCCCATTAATTCAATATACTAAACTTGCCGAAATTACCCGTTGTTTAAAAAATTACTATCCTATTGAATCTATTGTTGGTCATAGCGATATTGCGCCAGTGCGCAAAACAGATCCCGGGCCTTATTTTGATTGGTCCGTTTACTTGTCATCACTAAAATAA
- a CDS encoding YqcC family protein — translation MKQFNSDILQLLKDIEQEMKSKLLWQSLPPKAEAFLSEQPFALDMMLPNEWLQWIFIPRIRALIDANAIVPRNFVLYPYFEETLKQQEEAAKLLSLIENLDKRVKA, via the coding sequence ATGAAACAGTTTAATTCTGATATTTTACAATTACTTAAAGATATAGAACAAGAAATGAAGTCAAAATTGCTTTGGCAAAGTTTGCCGCCTAAAGCCGAGGCATTTTTGAGTGAGCAGCCTTTTGCACTCGATATGATGTTACCTAACGAATGGTTACAATGGATATTTATTCCTAGAATACGCGCATTGATTGATGCTAATGCGATTGTTCCACGTAATTTTGTTTTATACCCTTATTTCGAGGAGACATTAAAGCAGCAAGAGGAAGCAGCTAAGCTCCTCTCTTTAATTGAAAATTTAGATAAACGGGTTAAAGCATAA